The DNA sequence TTTAGGAGAAAAAGCAGGAGTAAATATAGAGATTATATCTATAGAAACTGAAGAAGGTGTTATGTTAAAAGAATCTTTTGGTGGCGCAGCAGCAATATTAAAGTATAAACCTATTAATTAAAAATTATACACGTCTTCCCCGTCTTCCACCAGGTCTTCTTGTTCCATCATGAGGTATAGGAGTTACATCTTCAATTCTACCTATTTTAAATCCTGATCTAGCAAGCATTCTTATAGCAGCTTGAGCCCCTGGACCGGGAGTTTTTGGACCATGCCCCCCTGGAGCCCTAACCTTAATATGCAACCCTATAATTCCTTTATCTTTAGCTATTTGAGCAGCTGCAGCTGCAGCTTGCATAGCTGCATAAGGAGTAGGCTTTAATCTATCTGCTTTAACATGTCTTCCACCAGAGCTTATAGCAATGGTTTCAGCTCCGCTAAGATCAGTTATATGAACTATAGTATTATTGAAAGATGAGTAAATATGAGCAATTCCCCACTTCTCTTGTTTTTGATCACTCATTTTAATATCTCCTTAAATTTTTTAATCCAGCTAAATATTAATTTTTAAGCATAACTTTATGCAAGCTTATAAGGGTTTCGTTAATTTAATATTTTCTATAGAATGAAGATTTGATTTCGATAAGAAAAGCTGAAGAAAAAGATTTAAATCAAATATATATTATAGAGGTGCTTTCTTTTAAAAATCCTTACCCAAAGTATTTATTTAACGCTTTTTTAAATAATCCATTCATTTTATTTTTGGTTTGTTTAATTAATGAAAAAATAATAGGTTACATTGTAGCTTCAAAAAATAATAGTGGGCATATAATCTCTTTAGCGGTTCATCCAAAATTCAGAAGAAAAGGAGTAGGCTCAATTCTTTTAGAGGAAGCTTTAAAATCCATGAAAAATGAAGGAATTTCACTTGTTAAATTAGAAGTTAATGAAAATAACAATTCAGCTATTAATTTTTATAAGAAACACGGATTTAAAATATTAAGGAAAATTAAAGAGTATTATGAAGATGGTTCAAATGCGCTTTTATTTTATAAAATGTTAAAGTAGAGGAGGAAAAATTTGAAAGTAAATTTTTGGCTCCTTGATATAGATCGAGAGGAGGAAAATGGTAAAACTATAATTAGATTATGGGGTATTACTGATAAAAATGAAAGAATAGTAATTTATGATAAAACTTTTTACCCATCATTTTATTTATTAATTAAAAATGAATTTACGGAGGATTTTTTAAAAGAGCTTGAGCAAAAAAAGGATTCTTTCAGAATTGTTTCAATTTTAAAAGAGGAAAAAAAATTTTTTGGAAGAAAAGTTAAAGCAATTAAATTAACCTTTAATAGTTTTGAAGACTTAACTAAATGTTCGAAGCAGTTAACTGGTAGAATTGAAATCGATGAAGTTCTAGAGGATGATTTAAGACCCGCTTTTAAATACATGATTGAAAAAAACATTGTACCGTGTTGCTGGCATGAAATTGAAGTTAAAGAAGGAATTGAAGAAAAACCCATAATGATTGATAAAGTTTATGAAGCGGTTTCTTCACCCAACCTTCTTATTGAGAAAAAAGATATACCTCCACTTAAAGTTTTATCATTTAATGTTACTTGCTATAGTAAATTAGGATCCCCCAATCCACTTAAAGATCCTGTAATTTTAATTTCAATTTGCACAAATTTTAACGATGAAAAACAATTCTCTGCATTTGATTTTAAAGATGAAAAAGTCATAAGTGATTTTTCAAAATTTATTAATGAATTTGATCCAGATGTAATAGTTGGTTTTAACAATAACAATTTTGATTGGCCATACTTAATTGAAAGAGCAAAAATTAATAAGATGAATTTATCTGTAACTAGGGAAGGTTTTAATCCTCATAAAAGTCTTTATGGACATATTTCTATAACTGGAAGAGCAAACATAGATTTACTTGATTTCGCTAAAGATGTACCTGAAATTAAACTTGAGACTCTTGAAGAATTAGTGGATTTTCTTAAAATTAAATTTGAAGGGAAACTTTTAATAAGTAATGTTGCTAGATACATCGAAACTGAAGAGGAGAAAAAAGTTTTATTAAAAGATTCATTAACAAAAGCTAAATTAATTCTAGAATGCTTTAAGATGCTTTCAGAATTCTTCATTCAATTATCAAGTGTTACAGGGATACCTCTGGATCAAGTGATAACCACACCTGTTGGATTTAGAGTGGACTCTTATTTAATTAGGCAAGCGCATAAATTAGGGGAATTAATTTCTAAAAGAAAAGAACAAATGTATCAAAGTTATAAAGGTGGAGTGGTTCTCTCTCCTAAACCTGGATTGCATAAAAATATAGCAGTTTTAGATTTTGCTTCAATGTATCCTAATTTGATGATTCTTTATAATGTTTCTCCAGACACTTTGGTTTCATCAAATGAACTTAACGAAAATGTATTTTCTATACCTGAAGTTGAGCATAAATTTAGGAAGGAGCCGCCAGGCTTATATAAAATTGTTTTTTTAAATTTATTAACTGAAAGAAAAAAGATAAATGAACAATTAAAACAATTACCTCCAGAAAGCATTGAGTATAAACTTTTAAAAGAAAGAAGTAAAGCTATAAAGATAATAACTAATGCTTGTTACGGATATGCAGGTTGGATTGGAGCAAGATGGTATTCAAAAGAAGTGGCTGAATCAGCAACAGCTTTAGGTAGAAAAGCAATAAAAGAAGTTATGCAAATAGCTGAAGAGGAAGATTTAAAAGTTATTTATAGCGATACAGATAGTATTTTTGTTGAAAATTTACCGGAAAAAATAAAAAAGCTACAAGAAAAAACTTTAAGCAGGATCGGTGTAGAAATTAAAATAGATAAAATTTACAAAAAAATCGTTTTTACTGAAGCTAAAAAAAAGTACGCTGGATTAACTCAAGGAAATACAATAGATATAGTTGGTATGGAAGCTGTTAGAGGAGATTGGGTGAATATAGCTAAATTAACCCAAAGAAAAATTTTAGAAATAATGTTAATTGAAGAAAACTTAGAAAAAGCTTTAGATTACTTAAAAAACCTTATTAAAAAATTAAGAAAGGAAAAGGGTGAACTAAAAGATTTTATATTATGGAAGACATTAACTAAACCTATAAGCGAATATGAAGTTAAAGCACCTCATATAGAAGCTGCTAAAAAACTTATTCAAAAAGGCTGGAGATTAACACCAGGAGATAAAATCGGCTACATAATAGTTAAAGGCTCTGGAAAACTTTATGAAAAAGCTGAACCATACGAATTTGCAAATATAGAAGATATCGATATTGAATACTATATTTTTCATCAGGTGATTCCAGCTGTAAGCCGAGTATTAAAAGTTTTTGGAGTAAACGAAAAGCATTTACTAGATTTAGCGACAGCATCCTCCATTAATGAGTTTTTCATAAAAACTTAACCATAAAGAGTTGAAAACGCTAGTGAATAAAGCTTTTATATATCAGGGACCTCATGAAGTTCATGCTTCTTGGGCTAAAGCGGTTAAAGCTAAACCTATTTATTTTAGATTGATAAATGCTTCTTTAATAAAAACTGTTGAACGTAAAAGCCGTATTATGAGGGCTAGTTTAAGAAGCTTAACAAGATCTATTTTTAAAATTATTCCTAAAAGCGATGTTGTTTTAAGTGAGGATTTAGCGCCTCTTCCTGAAAGCTTAATTTTAAGAAGAAAAGATGGAAAAGTTATTTTGATTGCTGCTGCACCATTTTTCGGAGGCTTAAAAACATCTTCAAAAGTAAGCTTCTCGTTTAAAAATTCTGTTTTAAATTTATTAAAAAATTTGTTAAATATTAAGCCAAGCACACGTGAAGAATTATTGAATCTTCTTTTAAAAGTAAATGGTGTAATAGCTGTTTCTAATATGCTTAAAAAAGATTTAGAAAGCTATGTTAAATGCCCAATTAAAGTTGTTTATCCTTATGCAAATGTTGATCGTTTCTTAAAGTTTAAAAGCGATTTAAACAGTTTTAACATAGTTTTCGCTGGTGTTTTAGATTTTTATAAAGGAGTTGATTTACTTTTAAATTCTTTTAAAAAAGTTAAGAAAGAGTTTAAAAAAGCTAAGCTTTTCATTTTAGGCGATGGCCCTTTAAGAAACTGGATTTTAAAACAAAAAATTGAAGGCATATATGCGCCTGGATATACTTATAAACCTGAAGAATACTTTAGAAAATGCTGTATTTATGTTCATCCAGCTAGGTATGAGGCTTTCGGTGTAGCGGTTATTGAAGCTATGTGTACAGGTTTAATTCCAATAGTAACAATTAAAAATGGAGTTAAAGAAATTGTAGAAAATGTCTCAAATGAATTGATTGTTGAACCTGATAAATTAAGCGATAAAATTATTGAGGTTTTATCGCTTTCAACTGAAGCAAAAGAAGATTTATCAAGAAAAGCTAAGGAAGAAGCTAAAAAATGCACAAAAGAATTAAGCATAAGAAAATTTATTAAAGCTTTTAATGAGTTAATAAATTAAAGGAGATGCTTCTATAATCTATGCTTGATTTAAGTTAGAGAATGTTAAAACTTTTATGTTTACAGGTATTTTGGCTAATTCAGATATTCTATCACCTATTATCACTTTTATTTCCTTTGCTTCAGCTAAATCAAGTATTCTTTGCGTTATTATTCCATCAAAAACAAGATAGTAAGCGTTAGATATGTCTTTAATTTTTTCAGCTAGTTCTCCTACAGGCATTCTAGCTAAGGTTTTTCCTTCTTCATTAAAAAATACCGCTTCTAATGTTCCTTTCAATTCTTTAATTGTTTCAAGAATTTCTTTCGGTAAAGTCGGTTTAACAAGAATATGGTTCTCAAGCTTAAGTTGTTCTACTGGAATTTTTTCTCTAAGCTGCTTCATTATTTCTTTTGGCGTTAATTCTTCTACTTCTTTTCCTGGTGGAGCTCTAGCTACATAATCTATATCAGCTACTTGAAGAAGCTCTTTAAGAATTAAGTCTCCTCCTCTATCGCCATCTAAAAAAGCTATTGCTTCTTTATTTTTGCATAAATCAATTATTGTTTGAGGGATTTTTGTTCCTTCTATACCAACAACATTTTTTATTCCGCATTTTAATAAGTTAATAACATCAGCTCTACCTTCAACAATTATTATTGAAGATGCTTCAAGAGCTTCTGGTCCAGCGGGTAAACCTTCAGGCCCTATAGAGCATACTTCAGAAGCTTTAATAACATTCGAGACTTCTCTTATAATTTCTTCACTGCTTGGAGAGCTTTCTAAAACCCAGTTTTTTAAAATTTCCTTAGCTTTCTCTAGAATTTTCTTTCTTTTTTCTTCTCTTAAATCTTCTATTTTTTCTAAAGTGATTTTAGCTGCGCAAGGACCTATTCTATCTATGCTTTCTATAGCAGCAGCTATTATAGCTGTTGAGGCTTTATCTAAACTTGATGGTATTTTTATTGAACCGAAAGTTTTGTCTCGTTCAGATCTTAAAGTTATTTCTATTCTACCGATTCTATTGCTTTTTTGAAGCTCTCTTAAATCTAAATCTGGACCGAATAAACCTTCAGTTTGACCAAAAATTGCGCCTACAACATCAGGTTTTTCAACTACACCTTCAACCTCAAATTTAGCTGTAATAATATATTTTGTTGTTGGAGTATAAACAGATGAGCTTTCAACCATTTAATTAAAACCTCCCTTTTTCCTAATTAAAAACTTGAAATTTTAACTTTAATTTTCTCTATGTATTTCGCTAAATCTTCTACACCTTTAACTTCGGGTCGAGTTAAAGCTTTTATTCTACGCCATATAGAGTCATCAACTTTAATTTTCATTTGAGTTAATTCATTAATTAATTTTTGACTTAATTCTTCTCCTTCCTTATCGAAATCAACCATTAAAACTGCTTCATTTTTAATTAATAATGTAAAATCATAAAAGTTTTTATCTAAAGCTTTTAAGCATAAAACTCCTTTTTTAACGCCTAAACGATTAAGAGATAACTTGTCTTTTTTACCTTCAACAATTATTGAAGCTCCATTATTAGCGCATAAAATTAATCTTTCTATAAGTTTTTGCAATTCCTCATATTTAGCTTCTAAATTGTTACTGTTCATTTTAAATTCACAATTTTACCTTGTAATTTTTAGATTTAAAACAGTGTTTAAAGGTGCCGGGTTTTCTTTAAATCTTTCTCTAACTCCTTTTAATATATCTATAAGAGCTTGAGAAACACTAACCTTTAAATCTAACGGGTGAATTAACCCATTTAAGTAATCTTTTTCAAGCGCATCATAGTTTTCATACTCTTTTCCTCCACCATATTTTTCAGACCTAATCAAATGAAAAGTTTTAACTGCTGGAAAAACACAGTATTTAGCTATTTCTAATACAGGGTTAAACTCAACTTGTTTCGGTGGGCAATAAGCTTTTTCAATTTTAGCTTTTATAATTTCTGGAGGATCATGAACAAATATTGAATTTGAAGGAATACTTTTAGACATTTTAGATTTAATTTTAGCGTTTAACTTTGGATCTTCATCATATTTTCCCTTAAGTTGTTCTACTGGCCCAGATAAACCTGTGAGTAAAGGCGTATGTAAACAAATTGGTTTTTTCCATTTCATTTTTTCAGCTACATCTCTAGCTAACATATGAACTTTTCTTTGATCTATTCCTGCGCATGCAACATCTATATTCATATGGAAAATATCTGCTGCTTGCATGCAAGGATAAAATATTGCTGAAGCATCTATATCTTGTGAGTCCATCGCTCTACCCATTATTGGAAGAGCTCTCCATACCCTATTTATAGATGTATTTTTAGCTATTCGAATAACTTTCTCCCAATATTCAATTTCTTTAGCTAATTCAGAAGCCCAAACATAGTTTACTCCTTTTGTAAGCCCTAAACCAATGAAGCATTCTTTAAAATATTCTCCTGCAGCTTTAATATTCTCCATTTTCCCTCCAAGCTTATTGTTTATCCATGAATGCCAATCAGCTAAGTAAATTGTAAAATTAAATCCAGCATTAACCATATCTTTAATTTTGTTTCCACAAACCAACCCCATTCCAATATGCATTATTCTGGGCGAAGAATAACCTTCGCTATCCAGAGCATTCAAAACCCCAATAAGCTTTAGGAGTGGGGTTGGTTTCAAGTAGAGTTTCAAGTTCATTTAAAGTTACGATTTCTTCTGTATTTCTTTTTATTAATTCCATTTTAGCTTCTAAATCCATTTTTTTATTACCCTCTTCATATGATTTAATATTTAAAAAATTAAAATGGGAATTTGGCGCTTGTCGCCTACATAACTAACACTTAACTTCATAGAGGTGGCTACGCCACTCTCCGTTAAGCTCTCTCAGTGTAGGCGTTAAAGCTTAACCATCCCTGCTTCCCTACTACCTAGAAAATGAATAAAACATAAATAAAAATTTAGAGTTTTCCATAAAACATTTAATATTTTAGGATGATTAATTAATTTAGAGGTTTAAAAACTTGAAGTATTTAGATTTTGTAGATTTAAATTATAAACCTAAAGAAACGGATATTATTTGTGTTTTTAATATTGAACCTGAAGGGGTTAGTATTGAAGAGGCTGCAGGAGCTGTAGCTGCTGAAAGCTCTATTGGAACATGGACTGAACTTACAACTGAAAAAGAGTATGTTAAAGAGTTGGCAGCTCACGTTTTTAATATAGAAGGTAACAAAGTGAAAATTGCTTACCCACTAGATCTTTTTGAGCTTGGAAATATGCCTAATATTCTAAGTAGTATTGCAGGAAATATTTTTGGATTAAAAACTTTAAGAAATTTAAGGTTAAATGATGTGCATTTCCCTTTAAAACTTATTGAAAGCTTTAAGGGACCGAAATTTGGTATAGAAGGAATTCGAAACCTTCTAAAAGTTTATGATAGACCTTTAATTGGAACAATAATAAAGCCTAAACTTGGTTTAAAAACGATAGATCACGTTAAAGTTGCTTATGAAGCTTGGGTTGGAGGTTGCGATATAGTTAAAGATGATGAAAATTTAAGTAGTCAAAAATTTAATCCATTTAAAGAAAGAGTTTTAAAAACTTTAAGAATTAGAGATAAAGCTGAAAAGGAAACAGGTGAAAGAAAAGTTTATATGGTTAACATTACAGCAGAGACTAAAGAAATGTTAAAGAGAGCTAAGTATGTGCTTAATCACGGTGGAGAGTATGTCATGGTTGATATTTTAACATGCGGTTTTTCAGCGCTGCAAACTTTGAGAAATCAAGATTTTAATCTTGTTATTCACGCTCATAGAGCAGGACATGCAGCTTTAACTAAAAATCCTTATCATGGAGTATCAATGAAGGTAATAGCTAAAATTGCTAGAATTATAGGGGTTGATCAACTTCATGTAGGTACAGTTGTAGGAAAAATGTTTGAAACAAAAGAAGAAGTAATGGAGAATTGTGAAGCTTTAAAAATGGATATGGGAAA is a window from the Candidatus Bathyarchaeota archaeon genome containing:
- a CDS encoding 30S ribosomal protein S11 gives rise to the protein MSDQKQEKWGIAHIYSSFNNTIVHITDLSGAETIAISSGGRHVKADRLKPTPYAAMQAAAAAAQIAKDKGIIGLHIKVRAPGGHGPKTPGPGAQAAIRMLARSGFKIGRIEDVTPIPHDGTRRPGGRRGRRV
- the rimI gene encoding ribosomal protein S18-alanine N-acetyltransferase yields the protein MISIRKAEEKDLNQIYIIEVLSFKNPYPKYLFNAFLNNPFILFLVCLINEKIIGYIVASKNNSGHIISLAVHPKFRRKGVGSILLEEALKSMKNEGISLVKLEVNENNNSAINFYKKHGFKILRKIKEYYEDGSNALLFYKMLK
- a CDS encoding DNA polymerase II — encoded protein: MKVNFWLLDIDREEENGKTIIRLWGITDKNERIVIYDKTFYPSFYLLIKNEFTEDFLKELEQKKDSFRIVSILKEEKKFFGRKVKAIKLTFNSFEDLTKCSKQLTGRIEIDEVLEDDLRPAFKYMIEKNIVPCCWHEIEVKEGIEEKPIMIDKVYEAVSSPNLLIEKKDIPPLKVLSFNVTCYSKLGSPNPLKDPVILISICTNFNDEKQFSAFDFKDEKVISDFSKFINEFDPDVIVGFNNNNFDWPYLIERAKINKMNLSVTREGFNPHKSLYGHISITGRANIDLLDFAKDVPEIKLETLEELVDFLKIKFEGKLLISNVARYIETEEEKKVLLKDSLTKAKLILECFKMLSEFFIQLSSVTGIPLDQVITTPVGFRVDSYLIRQAHKLGELISKRKEQMYQSYKGGVVLSPKPGLHKNIAVLDFASMYPNLMILYNVSPDTLVSSNELNENVFSIPEVEHKFRKEPPGLYKIVFLNLLTERKKINEQLKQLPPESIEYKLLKERSKAIKIITNACYGYAGWIGARWYSKEVAESATALGRKAIKEVMQIAEEEDLKVIYSDTDSIFVENLPEKIKKLQEKTLSRIGVEIKIDKIYKKIVFTEAKKKYAGLTQGNTIDIVGMEAVRGDWVNIAKLTQRKILEIMLIEENLEKALDYLKNLIKKLRKEKGELKDFILWKTLTKPISEYEVKAPHIEAAKKLIQKGWRLTPGDKIGYIIVKGSGKLYEKAEPYEFANIEDIDIEYYIFHQVIPAVSRVLKVFGVNEKHLLDLATASSINEFFIKT
- a CDS encoding glycosyltransferase family 4 protein, with product MNKAFIYQGPHEVHASWAKAVKAKPIYFRLINASLIKTVERKSRIMRASLRSLTRSIFKIIPKSDVVLSEDLAPLPESLILRRKDGKVILIAAAPFFGGLKTSSKVSFSFKNSVLNLLKNLLNIKPSTREELLNLLLKVNGVIAVSNMLKKDLESYVKCPIKVVYPYANVDRFLKFKSDLNSFNIVFAGVLDFYKGVDLLLNSFKKVKKEFKKAKLFILGDGPLRNWILKQKIEGIYAPGYTYKPEEYFRKCCIYVHPARYEAFGVAVIEAMCTGLIPIVTIKNGVKEIVENVSNELIVEPDKLSDKIIEVLSLSTEAKEDLSRKAKEEAKKCTKELSIRKFIKAFNELIN
- a CDS encoding DNA primase, whose product is MVESSSVYTPTTKYIITAKFEVEGVVEKPDVVGAIFGQTEGLFGPDLDLRELQKSNRIGRIEITLRSERDKTFGSIKIPSSLDKASTAIIAAAIESIDRIGPCAAKITLEKIEDLREEKRKKILEKAKEILKNWVLESSPSSEEIIREVSNVIKASEVCSIGPEGLPAGPEALEASSIIIVEGRADVINLLKCGIKNVVGIEGTKIPQTIIDLCKNKEAIAFLDGDRGGDLILKELLQVADIDYVARAPPGKEVEELTPKEIMKQLREKIPVEQLKLENHILVKPTLPKEILETIKELKGTLEAVFFNEEGKTLARMPVGELAEKIKDISNAYYLVFDGIITQRILDLAEAKEIKVIIGDRISELAKIPVNIKVLTFSNLNQA
- a CDS encoding toprim domain-containing protein, which codes for MNSNNLEAKYEELQKLIERLILCANNGASIIVEGKKDKLSLNRLGVKKGVLCLKALDKNFYDFTLLIKNEAVLMVDFDKEGEELSQKLINELTQMKIKVDDSIWRRIKALTRPEVKGVEDLAKYIEKIKVKISSF
- a CDS encoding tyrosine--tRNA ligase, whose protein sequence is MNALDSEGYSSPRIMHIGMGLVCGNKIKDMVNAGFNFTIYLADWHSWINNKLGGKMENIKAAGEYFKECFIGLGLTKGVNYVWASELAKEIEYWEKVIRIAKNTSINRVWRALPIMGRAMDSQDIDASAIFYPCMQAADIFHMNIDVACAGIDQRKVHMLARDVAEKMKWKKPICLHTPLLTGLSGPVEQLKGKYDEDPKLNAKIKSKMSKSIPSNSIFVHDPPEIIKAKIEKAYCPPKQVEFNPVLEIAKYCVFPAVKTFHLIRSEKYGGGKEYENYDALEKDYLNGLIHPLDLKVSVSQALIDILKGVRERFKENPAPLNTVLNLKITR
- the rbcL gene encoding type III ribulose-bisphosphate carboxylase — its product is MKYLDFVDLNYKPKETDIICVFNIEPEGVSIEEAAGAVAAESSIGTWTELTTEKEYVKELAAHVFNIEGNKVKIAYPLDLFELGNMPNILSSIAGNIFGLKTLRNLRLNDVHFPLKLIESFKGPKFGIEGIRNLLKVYDRPLIGTIIKPKLGLKTIDHVKVAYEAWVGGCDIVKDDENLSSQKFNPFKERVLKTLRIRDKAEKETGERKVYMVNITAETKEMLKRAKYVLNHGGEYVMVDILTCGFSALQTLRNQDFNLVIHAHRAGHAALTKNPYHGVSMKVIAKIARIIGVDQLHVGTVVGKMFETKEEVMENCEALKMDMGNLKRVLPVASGGLHPGLVPTLIQFFNKDFVIQAGGGIHGHKNGTIAGAKAMRQAVEAVLKGTPLNEYAETHKELKIALEAWKL